From the Glycine max cultivar Williams 82 chromosome 11, Glycine_max_v4.0, whole genome shotgun sequence genome, the window AAATAAAGAATTACATGTCAATGCTGCTCATAGTTAGCCACTAACCAGCACCTAGATACATGTATAGTATGATAAATTTTCATGTCTCGTCATATAGCTACGGGTATGTTTGGTTTTCCATATGGAGAAATTCAAACTCAGTTTAAAAAGTAAactcattttaattactgacaTTTTGATTACctccaaaaaatacattagcaCATCAAATTTTTGTCAAGAAACTCAACTTTGTAAAAACAAAACTTGAGCTAACTAGGTTTACAAACTTAACTTCACAAACTTTTATTCAAACATACACTGACTCTCTAACGCAAACCTTAATTAGTTACACCTAGATTGAAAGAGTCAAGCATAAAAAAAAGGTATGAATTCAAAGCCTTGTTTCACAAAAGCTTCAGTCACCCATAACTTCAAGTTGGGCAGGTTAATTTCTGGCTCAGGGCCTTTCGCCTGTTTTCAACAAATcattgacaaaatcaataaccaaaaacaaaaactattaattaatagaataaaatgaaagattgATAAATAAACTTCAAGGAGAGGATATAACTTACATTCAATGAAAATGTAAGTAGAAAACTGCGATCAGAAATTGTGGTCAAGTTTGAATTCTGAACATTGAAGCCTGTCAGAGACTCGAGAGACTTGTACAATGAGGCAGCCACACCTTCTCCTTTATTGCACATTATTTTCACATGAAACCCTTTTTCATCCACTTGAAACATGTCCATCTACAAAGCCACATTATTCAAGATGTTACAATATAGGTGGCagagaaaaactaaaaatattttatggagtTAACTAGATTATGTCCAAAAACCTGGATTATCTTCTTGTTGGTGATCAATTGAACCCTCATGGGGTTTTCAATCAATCCTTGGTAATTTTTGGAGTTCAATGAGGATGTTTCAAGTCCTTCAACCTCAGCCTTCAGCATGCTGGCTTGTGCTTGAAGTTCATGCATATATGAAACAGCATCTCCAATGATAGAAGCCTTATCCATCTGTGCATATAATTAActttaagtattatatattagttatattaattaactttcAAATTTAAGGAATGTCACAATTAACTCATGAATAAGCCACTAATCAAGTTAGTTTTGTATGAAATTTTCCTCAAACTATATCATATGAACCTTTTATAATGTTATATaactttgtagtagggactagGGACACCTACCTTAGTTATGTTGGGAACCAAAGACCGCAATGTATAAAGCTTCTCCTTCATTCGTTCTCTTCTCCTCCTCTCAGAAGCCAAAGTCTTGGACCTATCAGTTTTTGGTATTGGCTTATTATTAAGACTTTTAGTTCTTGTTGTTGTAGCAGCAGAAGTATCCCCCAtgttatcttcttcttctcctcctccttcttcttccttggcttCCCCATCAAAACAAGAGAAGGAGCTATGTGTAGAGCTAATTGGATCATAAACATTCACAGAATTACCATTGCACTGATCAAATGGGATTGCAGGGTGTGACAGGAATGAGTTATCAATGAATGCTTCATTGATAAGCTCAGAATTGAAGTTACAGATAGCATCTTTATGCTCCCAACGAATCAAATTGATGAACTGATCTAAGTTGGGATCTTCAACAAAGTCATTAATGTGCACgagagtctcttgttgaaaATCCATTGTGTCCATGGTTGACGTACACTTGGTGAGTGATCTAACTGTAATATATAGATATGTTTGACACTTGGCATGGctacttatttattaatatgattatgattattttgGTGTGAGTAGAATAAGAACGAGTTCACTACTTATAATTAATCAAGTTCCACTTgtatatatagaaaattatcttgtattcctaattaattaatgaagttAATTGCAGCcgtttattttttcctttcacgGCCATCATGGGTTTGAGAAAAGCAAGCaaacttttttgttttcctaAATGATCCTTGAGAAGAGCAAAATgtccatgaaaaataaaatccaaaacaAACACGGCATtaatagattaaataaataaattaacgtTGCTACAGCCTGCAATGGTAATATTATGCGAAAATTG encodes:
- the BHLH59 gene encoding basic helix-loop-helix transcription factor bHLH59 — translated: MDTMDFQQETLVHINDFVEDPNLDQFINLIRWEHKDAICNFNSELINEAFIDNSFLSHPAIPFDQCNGNSVNVYDPISSTHSSFSCFDGEAKEEEGGGEEEDNMGDTSAATTTRTKSLNNKPIPKTDRSKTLASERRRRERMKEKLYTLRSLVPNITKMDKASIIGDAVSYMHELQAQASMLKAEVEGLETSSLNSKNYQGLIENPMRVQLITNKKIIQMDMFQVDEKGFHVKIMCNKGEGVAASLYKSLESLTGFNVQNSNLTTISDRSFLLTFSLNAKGPEPEINLPNLKLWVTEAFVKQGFEFIPFFYA